The genome window cATAATGTAAAAAACGTGTTCAATAATTTGCTAAATTTTATCTACTTATTTTCCTTCTTTCTTTTATGATCATTTCCCAAAATGCATTTGATTTtcctaatgtaaaaaaaacatgttcaataATTTGCTATATTTTACCTACTTATTTTTAGTAGCTAGTCATTTTCAAAGCCttcatttagattatttttttcttcacatttttgCCATGTTTTACCATTTGAATCCTTTGTTTTTCAATTACGATTATTCTAGTTCTCTTGCGATGCCTATTTAGGTATATTTGTCGACCTCTAGCGGTTATTTGGGGAAAcgcgaaaaaaaaacggaaaagacTCACCTTAGGCATGGGAAACTGGCAGGATCCGGAGCAGTAGTAGGCGTCGAAAGACTTGGGCGAAATAATCCACTCGCTCCAGCCGATGTCGGCAAAGTCCACTTTGAGGTAGCGGCGCGCGCAGTTCCGCGGCGGGTTCCACTGCTTCTTGCGGGCCTTCTTGATGGTGCGCTCGTCAAACTGCAGCAGGGGGTTCTTGCGGCTCTTCTTGCGCGGGGGCCGGCGAGCCCGCTCGCCCCGGAAGCCCTCCAGGGGGCCCGACTCGTCCCAAgcgggcgccgccgccgccgccatcgcctCGTAGGGGTACTCGGGCCCGGGCAGCTCGTTGTTCTGCAGCGGCAGCGGGACGTGGGGGGAGCGTCTGGACCTGGGCCCGGGGGAGGAGCCGGTCCGCGGCTCGCTGGCGTTCCGACGCCCCCTCAGGGCGGCCACCACGCTCTCGGGCTCCGAGATGGCCGAGTCGTTGGCGTAGACCAGCACGTACGGGGAGCGGTCGGCCAGGAGTTCCTTCCAGGGGCGGGACCCCCGCGAGGCCACCTCCATGCCGATGAGGAGCTGGCCGTGCGCCTTGGCCTGGTTGACCGCCCGGGTGATGTCCTTCCACTGCCAGGAGATGAAGTCCCGGGAGTGCGTGGATACGTTGACGCGGAATTGGCCCAGGGTCCGCGTCCGCTCGGCCTCGGGGGCGAAGCTCCAGACCACGGCGTGGACGTGGCCGCGCCGGCAGCCTCGCCGCCCGCCGCAAGGTCGGCTGGCGTTGCGGAGGTCCCCGATGTAGTAGTGAAGCGTGGCGGAGAGGACGTCCTCGGATTTGGTGAGGGACGTCAGGTTGAAGATTTGAAGTTCTTTCTGGTTGATCACGCCTGAAAGTAGAGGCCAGAACCGTCAATTTtggtccaaaaaaaaatgcGCCCAACACTACATACAGTGTGTTTGAGTCACAACAGTTTTTCGTTTCAATATGTAAGACATTTTGATGGAGAgaaccataaacaattcatatctttttaaatgttgatccTTGaggccatgctccgaatttaaaagtcgacatacatgaaaatgtgtgccctttttttagtcacttcaccacttttaaagtacaaaaagtctctgaattcttttgaggaCATTGttccgttgttgctaatcaatgagtatcaatgagaatatccatgcagaagagtgtaatgaaaaaaaaatatgattataaagGCACTGTAGGTAGTGTTAACGCCAT of Stigmatopora argus isolate UIUO_Sarg chromosome 5, RoL_Sarg_1.0, whole genome shotgun sequence contains these proteins:
- the bmp3 gene encoding bone morphogenetic protein 3 — translated: MALWLLLGLSAAAWTCQAGGRELDREWERDRERERLAQDTVTEHMHMLYDKYNKAGFPFKDGNTVRSFKAYWGVINQKELQIFNLTSLTKSEDVLSATLHYYIGDLRNASRPCGGRRGCRRGHVHAVVWSFAPEAERTRTLGQFRVNVSTHSRDFISWQWKDITRAVNQAKAHGQLLIGMEVASRGSRPWKELLADRSPYVLVYANDSAISEPESVVAALRGRRNASEPRTGSSPGPRSRRSPHVPLPLQNNELPGPEYPYEAMAAAAAPAWDESGPLEGFRGERARRPPRKKSRKNPLLQFDERTIKKARKKQWNPPRNCARRYLKVDFADIGWSEWIISPKSFDAYYCSGSCQFPMPKALKPSNHATIQSIVRAVGVVPGIPEPCCVPEKMSSLSILFFDEDKNVVLKVYPNMTVDSCACR